Below is a window of Impatiens glandulifera chromosome 2, dImpGla2.1, whole genome shotgun sequence DNA.
tgtaataatgaaataaaatattcatagaTCATGTGATGTAACTTACCAGCAAGGAATCCCAGAATATAGGTCTGAACCTCCTGAAGATTTGACTTGTTTGCCAATCTCGACAACATCTGAACAGAAATTTCATGAATCCGCTTCCCTATTACATCTTCACTGGCAGAGAAGATTCTTTTAACATATTCGAGCTCCTTGCAAAGAACTTCAGTCGTCCATTCCTTTGCAAAATTCTGAAAGACCTCCTTTACAAAACCAAACATCTCTGAGGGATGCTCACAGGCAACACAGTGAAATTGCATCTCAGTTGTTCCTTGAACGCCGCTTATACTCTGTCCATTCCTAATATATGACTCACGTAAGGCACAATTAGTGTGGCACCAATGGGAGCAGACGTCGCACCCCACCCAACTACATGTATTATATGCCATATCAAACTTTGAACAAATAAGACACATGCAATTGCTGCAGAACCCACTCTTCTGCGAACAAACTTTGCAATCACATTCATCCACAGGTAAAGGATTCTTACAAACAAGGTTTTTACACATCAAGTTAAGAAAGATCTCGGCCAGATTAGAAATAGAAGTATCATTATTTTGCTTAAGGAAATCTGGTATTCCTGTTTTCAAAGCTACCATGACCTCTAGTTGAGAACGATTGCTTTTAAGCAGCATCTCTAGGGTTATATCTGATCTGGCATGTAGTGCCTTTTGCAAGACGCGTAGTTGCGATAGCTTGTCAGCTTCGGACAAGATATTCCTCACTCTCTCCTTCAAGCATCCAATAGATTGTACACTCAATTCATTAAATCTATTGACCATTGCATGTACAGGATGAGAAACTATCATGCAAATCATAGACTCTGCAAAGTCAGATCCACCAATCAAATTTTGTTCTTTTTCCTTCTGGTTCCTACTCCTGCTTAAATTACTACTACTTCTTTCTCTTGCTGCATGTTTCTTATCTCTGTTAAAATCGATATCATTTTCTTGAGATCCAACACCCTGTAGTAAGGACATCCCATCAGTCTTATGCCCTACTCTGACTCCTGATAACCGCATAGAAGGCAAAATCGACTGCATATCCGTTTTAATTGGTAATGCTGAGCTTCCTTCAGCAGAACTGAATTGTTGCCTTTGTAGACCACCCTGACCATTTGCCATACTGGACAAAACTCGAGATTCATGAAAAAAACTATCTCCTGTTAAAGATTTTCTTTGATAAGAAGGGACACCTTTTTTATCTGGTTCACATAAAGTCTGAGTATACCATCCTTGATCTATTCCTTGAAACATTGGTCGACTTTTGACTGATCCTTCACCATTGTCCCTAGTGTTCTGTGTCAAAGAACAGCTAGGGTCGTGGGAGAATACATCAGTGCCTGACATAGACATTGACATGGTAAACCCATCAGGATTAGTTTGGTAGGAGCTTGGAAGAGATTGAGCACTAATAGAATGAGTAGGGGAACCGGGTGCCTTAGTCAGGTTTCGAGAAGTAATtggtaataaaatatttggtaaGCTAAGAGAAAGTTCAAGTGATTCAGAGACTTGCTTTTCAACTTTCGGCATACTTGAACAGCTTCCGTTAGGTTTCTCTTTGCCTCTAACAGGATCTCTGGTGAACAGATCCAAGCCCCTCAGACCTATTTCTTCTGTATGGTTGTCACTGGAAGATGATAAACTTTTTGAATCTCCTTCAACTTTTATCATCATTTCCTTTCTCAATTCAGAGGTCGTATGTAGAACAGCAATGCTTTTGCCCTTATCTTTGGTAACTGCTGGCCCTTCTGTTATGAGAGATAGTGCAACTACAGGTACTTCAGCTTGCTCTTTGATTTCCTTATTAGATTGGGCCAAGGTCATATTCTCTGACCTGGCTTCAAGTTCCATGCCCACTCTCTCCCTTGGTTCATCTTCTGAAGGTATGGACTTGAGTACAGATGCATCACAGGCGCCCTCACCAGAAATGTTCTCTTCCTTTTTACTATCAACAGTATCTGTTTCTCCTTGTGCTGCACATTTAGGGTCTATCGTTTCTTGATCTAAATTACTATGTCCATTTCTTGACTCTTCAACCTCAGTTACTTGATTGATAGAAGCTTCTGGATGTTCAACTACTGGTTTCTCCTCATGGACAACAACCTTATCCATATCTTTCCCAGATACAGATGTTGATACGTCTTCCATACTTTTACTTGAAACCAAATCATTGCTGTTAAACTCAATTTGAGCAGCATTCAAGCCTGAAACGCCAGAATCTTCTACTAAATGCACATTCCTAACCGCC
It encodes the following:
- the LOC124926415 gene encoding protein OBERON 4-like; this translates as MKRLRSSDDLNSSEEKTASKDWARKDDDAKLSRSSSHRNFYYKSENGRKGLSPSSSRYDRMDDDRDSSRVIRKRSDYDSESYDRRKNYDRYRDSCDRGILSSPRIGYGGDRFHRSESFSVSKRDIPKGFRSERDRSRREGSVSSWRRFGTEKDGDEGNRSASDTGRSSKVFSEDKRSSRSPHGPRDVKSPTVSKDSESEQSKSVELKKSEELLVPNQCSSEREEGELEPEPDSGVEMAVRNVHLVEDSGVSGLNAAQIEFNSNDLVSSKSMEDVSTSVSGKDMDKVVVHEEKPVVEHPEASINQVTEVEESRNGHSNLDQETIDPKCAAQGETDTVDSKKEENISGEGACDASVLKSIPSEDEPRERVGMELEARSENMTLAQSNKEIKEQAEVPVVALSLITEGPAVTKDKGKSIAVLHTTSELRKEMMIKVEGDSKSLSSSSDNHTEEIGLRGLDLFTRDPVRGKEKPNGSCSSMPKVEKQVSESLELSLSLPNILLPITSRNLTKAPGSPTHSISAQSLPSSYQTNPDGFTMSMSMSGTDVFSHDPSCSLTQNTRDNGEGSVKSRPMFQGIDQGWYTQTLCEPDKKGVPSYQRKSLTGDSFFHESRVLSSMANGQGGLQRQQFSSAEGSSALPIKTDMQSILPSMRLSGVRVGHKTDGMSLLQGVGSQENDIDFNRDKKHAARERSSSNLSRSRNQKEKEQNLIGGSDFAESMICMIVSHPVHAMVNRFNELSVQSIGCLKERVRNILSEADKLSQLRVLQKALHARSDITLEMLLKSNRSQLEVMVALKTGIPDFLKQNNDTSISNLAEIFLNLMCKNLVCKNPLPVDECDCKVCSQKSGFCSNCMCLICSKFDMAYNTCSWVGCDVCSHWCHTNCALRESYIRNGQSISGVQGTTEMQFHCVACEHPSEMFGFVKEVFQNFAKEWTTEVLCKELEYVKRIFSASEDVIGKRIHEISVQMLSRLANKSNLQEVQTYILGFLADSNSTKYAAIGSNSWSKNQEGANGFTSQEAIWSKSTHYPWTQPEKASSSLLGFESMQKSKDPLDASDMLQTYQKEPVFDELESIVRIKQAEARMFQTRADDARREAEGLKRIASAKNEKIEEEYATRIGKLRMAEAKAEEIQKQKLEEFEALDRACREYFNMKMRMEANIKELLLKMEATRRNLSK